In the Streptomyces spororaveus genome, GCAGGTAGAAGACGCCGACCAGCGCGAGCACGACCAGCGTGGTGCGCCGGGCGGTCCGCCCGTCCGGGCTGGTGTAGAACCGCACCGCGACGTGCGGCAGGCCCATCGTGCCGAGGAAGGTCGCCAGGATCAGCCCGTAGGTGGCGTACAGCCGGTACGCGCGCCCGCCCGAGGTCGGCACCGACGAGGTGGACACACCGGGTCGCGCCTCGGCCCGGGTGTCCGGAACGGGCGTGTCCGGATCGAACTCCAGCCGCGCGTGCGCCCGTACGGAATGCTCACCGGCGGCCAGGGTCAGCGGCGCCGACACGTAGCCGCGCCCGTCCACCTGCCCGGTCACCGTCACCGGCAGCGGACGCGCCACCGACAGCCGCACGTCCTGCGCGACCGTCACCGAGGTGTGCTCCCGGAAGACGGCCGGCGCGTCGAAGGTGGCCCGTGGCGCCCCGTCCCCGACCCAGGCCCCGATCAGGAAGAACGCCGGAACCAGCAGGGCCGTGAGCTTCAGCCAGTACTGGAAGGCCTGCACGAAGGTGACCGAGCGCATCCCGCCGCACGCCACCGCCACCGTCACCACGAACGCGACGACCAGCCCGCCGACCCAGTACGGGGCTCCGGTCAGGATCTCCAGCGTCAGCCCGGCCCCCTGCAACTGCGGCAGCAGGTACAGCCAGCCGACCCCGACCACGAACAGCACCGCGATACGGCGCACCACCCGCGACTCCAGCCGCGCCTGCGCGAAGTCGGGCAGCGTGTACGCGCCGGACCGGCGCAGCGGGGCCGCCACCAGGACCAGCAGCACCACATAGCCGGCGGTGTAGCCCACCGGGTACCAGAGCATCTCGGGCCCCTGGAGCAGCACCAGCCCCGCGACGCCCAGGAAGGACGCGGCGGACAGGTACTCGCCGCTGATGGCCGCTGCGTTCAGGCGGGGCCCCACGGTGCGCGAGGCGACGTAGAAGTCGGAGGTGGTCCGGGACATCCGCAGGCCCAGCGCGCCGACCAGGACCGTGACCAGGACGACGACGGCGACCGCGGTCAGCGCGTACGTCTGGTTCACCGGGCGGTCCTTCGGGCAGGGGAGGAGTGTCCGGAGTCTACGCACGCCCCTGACCGGGCGACAGGCACGATTCGGACCCGCCCGAGCCGTCGGATCCGCCGCGCCGGACCGCCCCGTCAGACGGCCGGGTCGCGGTGCTCCGCGCAGTCGCGCAGGGCGATCTCCAGCTCCACGTACGACTCCTCCGCGCGCCGGAACGCCAGCGTCAGGGCCGCCTCCGCACGCGGCGGCACCTGCTCGCGGACCCCCTCACGGGCCTCGTACAGGATGTCGGCCCAGCGGGCGGCCGCACTGCGCAGCCGGGCCAGCAGCACCTCGGCCTCGGCGGGCCCGGCGGGCCGGGCCCGGGGCAGCCCGCTCAGGGCGTCGACCAGCGCCTGGATCTCGGACATCTCGCTCCTCCCGCGCCGGAAGATCCACGATAAGAGAGGGGTGCGGGCGGCGACGCCCGAACGGACGGCGGTGCGGCCGACGGTTCCGGCGGATCGCCGTACGCCCCTCCCGGCGCGACGAACGGCGCTCCCGAGCGCCGGACGGTCAGGGGCGAAGGCCCCGAACGCCCCCGTCGACGCTGCCGACTTGGCGGCCCGGGGGCGGCCCGACGGTGCCCGGGAAGCGGCCGGTTTCAGCCGGCCGCCTGCCGCATCAGCAGATCCCGCAGCTCCCGCGCGTGCCTGCGGCTCACCTGGAGCTCCGCGGACCCGACCCGGACGCTGGTGGTCCCGGCCTCCAGCCGGAGCTCGTCGATCCGCGCCAGCGCCACCAGATGACGGCGGTGGATCCGTACGAAACCGCGCGCCGCCCAGCGCTCCTCCAGCGTGGACACGGGGATGCGGACCAGGTGGCTGCCCTCGTCGGTGTGCAGGCGGGCGTAGTCGCCCTGCGCCTCCACGTAGGAGATGTCCGCGATCGCCACGAAGCGGGTCACCCCGCCCAGTTCGACGGCGATCTGCTCCGGCCCGCGGTCGGCGACGGTGACCCCGGCGGCCGGCCGTCTCGGCCCCGCCGCGGTGCCGCCCGCCACCGGGGCGTCGGCGGCCCCCACCGCGGCCGCCGGACCCTCCTCGGACCGGCCCAGCTGCTCGCAGGCCCGCCGGACGGCCTCGGCCAGCCGCTCCGGGCGCACCGGCTTGAGTACGTAGTCCACGGCCTTCAGGTCGAAGGCCTGTACGGCGAACCCCTCGTGCGCGGTGACGAACACGATCAGCGGCGGCCGCGCGAACCCGGCCAGCAGCCGGGCGATGTCCAGCCCGGTCAGCCCCGCCATGTGGATGTCCAGGAACACCACGTCGATGCCGTCGGCCCCGTCGGGGCCGGACTCCAGCGCCCGGGTGACCCGGCGCAGCGCCTCGGTGGCGTCCGAGGCACCCTCCGCGCTGCGCACCCGGGGGTCCGAGCGCAGCAGGTAGAGGAGTTCCTCCAGGAGCGGCTTCTCGTCGTCGACGGCCAGTACGCGCAGCATGCGGCCGAGTCTAGAGAGGACTCGGCCGGGGCGGAACGGAAAGGGGCGCGGCCCCCGCCCAGGGGGGATGTGGGCGAGGGCCGCGCGAACGGGGGTGGGGGGAGAAGGGAACGCGGGGAGGGGCGGGGACTACTGGACGGTGATGAGCTTGCCGTCGGGGGAGACGGCGTACCAGGTGCCGCCCACGCCCTGGCCGTTGATGTCGCCGGGCTTCTTGTCACCGGTGAAGGTGTAGACGGGCCAGCAGTCGATCGCCTGCTGCTTCATGCCGTCGGGGCGGTCCAGTACGGAGTAGCCCTTCTCCACGATGCCCTTGGCGTTGGCCTTGTCCACCGGGGGCACCACCGGCCACTTGGCCACGCAGTCACCGGTGCAGTTGGAGGCCATGGGCCAGGCGGTGTCCTTCTTGAACCGGTAGACCGTCATCCCCTTGCCGTCGACGATGTGGTCGCCGAGCTTCGCGTCCTTCGCGACCGACAGCCCCGGGGCCGCCTCGGCGGCGCCACCCGCCTCGGCCCCGCCGGCGGGCGGGGCGGCCGGGGCCGCCGGGGCGGCCGGCGCCGCCGCCTTGGCGGCCTTCTTGCCGTCCGCCGCGAGCGCGAACCACACCCCGCCGACGCCCTGGCCGTTGACGTCGCCCGCCTTCGCGTCCTTGCTGTAGCGGTACGCGGGCCAGCCGCCCACCGTCAGCTGCTTGCTGCCGTCGCTGCGCACGACCTCGCCCAGCACCGCCGGGTCAATGCCCGCGGCGGCGATGGCGTCGCCCGCGGCGACCACCGGCCAGGTCTTCTCGCAGTCGCCGTCGCAGTTCGACTTCGGCGGCTTGGCGGTGTCCTTGTCGAAGCGGTAGAGGGTGAGCCCCGCGCTGTCGGTGAGGACCGGGCCGAGCTTGTCGTTCTGGGCGACCGCCAGCTGCCCGGCCGGCTTGGCGTTCGAGGCGCCGGCGGCAGCCGCGCCACCTGCGGCGTCCGCCGCGGGTGCCGCGCCGTCGGAGCCGTAGGCGTTGTCGGCGGCGGCCGGGGCCTTGCCGTAGTCCTGAGCGGCGGCCGCGGCCCCGACCGGCTTGGTGGTGTCGGCGGCCTTGTCTTCCGCAGGGCCGCAGGCCGTCGCCGCGAGGACGACGACGATCGCGGCCGCGGCCAGGGTGGTTCCGCGCTTCATGCCCATCTGATCTCTCCCACGTGTGGTGTCTGTCGCGTCCGCCACCGTGGTGGCGTCAACTGTGCTCAGGACACGGGCCGGTGGGAGAGATCTGTTCACCCTGTCAGGTGTGGGCTGTTTCACTCACCCCGCGCCGAACCCGGTGCGCCGCAGAGCCGTGGCCACAGCGAGGCCGAGAACCTGGTGTCCGCCGTCGTTGGGGTGCAGTCCGTCCGCCAGATGCTCGGGACCGAGCAGGTCACGGCCCGGGAGCACGGCGAGCCGGTCGTCCCCGGCGGCGATCCGGTCGCGGGCCGCGCGCTCCATCGCGTCGCGCAGGGCGCCGAGGGTGGCGCCGAGTCTGTTCGGGGTGCGTTCGGCGTCGGGCCGCAGGACGGGGGAGATCAGCAGGATCGGGGTCCGCGGGTGCCCCTGGCGGACCAGTTCGAGGAACGCGCGGGTGGTCTCGTACAGCAGGGGTGCCGAAAAGGGCACCCGCGACCAGCAGTTGGTGCCGAAGGCGAGGGTGAGGACGTCGGCGGGCAGGCCCGCGAGCTGTTCGGCGGTGGCCAGCTCGCCGCGTGCGGCCCCCGCGTACCCGAGGTTGACGGTGTCCCAGCCGAGCGCCCGGCCGGTGACGGCGGGCCAGCCGTGGGCGGGACGGGTGGACCACCAGCCCTCGGTGATGGAGTCGCCGTGCACCACCCAGCGCGGGGCGGCCGGCGCCGGGGTGAGCGGGCCGCCGATCCCGCGCAGCCCGAGGATCAGCGGGGACTGGGTTTCGGGCGGGTGGATGGTGAAGGGGCCGGTGCCGCCGCCCAGGCCGATCCGTACGACGGCCTCCGCGGCCGGGTCGGTGAACACCTCGGTGACCACCCCGTGCCGGTCCCACAGCGCGAAGCCGTGCGCGAGGTCGCGCAGCGCGTCGGTGGGTCCGGGCACGGTCGCCCGGTAGCGGATCTCCACGGCCCGCGCGGTCTCGGTGGTGAACTCCAGCCGGACGCCGATGGGCAGGGTGGAGCGTTCGCCGGTGTCCCAGGGCAGCCGCATGGTGTCGGCCGGGTCGGCTCGGACCGGCCGACCCCGGTCCAGCCAGGCGACCCCGCGCAGGAAGGGCAGGGCGTCCTGCCACGGGGTGGGCTCGTCGGGGTGGCGCTGCAGCCCGGCCGGCCACGTGGATCCCGTCGGCCCTGCCGGCTCCATCGGCCCTGCCGGACCCATCGGCCCTGCCGGACCCATCGGCAGTCCTGCTCCGTCCAGCCCCGCTGGTCCCGGTGGTGTCACTGGTCGCCTCCCATCGTCGGGTACGGGAAATTCACGCCGACCCCGCCGTCCACCACGAGCGTCTGCCCCGTGACGTACGAGGACAGCCGTGAGGCCAGGAAGTACAGGGCGGCCGCGATGTCCGCGGTCTCGGCGACCCGGCCCAGCGGGGCGTTCTCCGCGTTGCGCCGCCGCCCCTCGTCACCCAGCAGGGCGGCGACCCGCGGGGTCCACACCACCCCCGGTGCCACCGCGTTCACCCGTACCCCGCTCGGGCCCAGTTCCACCGCCGCGGAGCGCATCAATGCCATCAGGGCGGCCTTGGCGGCCCCGTACGCGGCGTGCAGCGGGGCGGCGGTGAGCCCGGAGACGGAGGACACGAAGACCAGCGGTCCGCCCCCGGCCGCCGCGACGGCCTCGCCGCCGTACTGGACGGTGAGCCAGGCGTGCCGCAGGACGACGTCGAAGTGCCAGTCCCAGCCGGCGTCGTCCAGCTCGGACAGCCCCGCGTAGCGGGCCGCGCCCACGATGTCGACGACCCCGCCCACCGGGCCGCCGAGCAGCCCCGGAGCCTCCCGGAACAGGTCGCGCACGCCGTCGCGCGAGGTCACGTCGCAGCGGTACGGAAGCCCCCCGGTCTCGGCGGCGACGGCCGCGGCCCGCTCCCCGTCGACGTCCACGCACAGCACCCGGGCGCCGCCCGCGGCCAGCGCGTGGGCGCTCTGGCGCCCGATGCCGTTGCCGGCGCCGAGCAGGACCAGGCGTCGGCCGTCGAGGCGGTGCAGGGCCGCGTAGTCGGGCACGGGCGAGGAGTCGAGCGGTCCGGTGCTCACGCGCCGGCCGTCCGGGGCACGTACCGGGCGAGTTCCGGAATGACCTCCTTGCCGAGGATCTCGATCGTCCGCAGGATCTCCCGGTGCGGGTCCTGCACGGGCTTGGGCGTCACCATCCGGCGCGGGAAGCGGAACCGCTCGGAGGCGTACTCGAAGTACTCCTCCCGCCACATTCCGGTCACGATCCCGATCGCCTCGCGCCAGTCCTCCCGGGACCGCTCCCGGTCCACCCCGAAGGCGGCCTGTTCCATGGGCGTGGAGCGCCCGGTGCCCCACTCAACCCGGCCCCCGGACAGTACGTCCACGGTGGCGACCTTCTCCGCGATGCGCTGCGGCGGGGTGAAGCCGAAGGGGGTCAGGGTCACCCCGAAGCCGAGCCGGATCCGCTCGGTCAGGGCGGCGAGGTGCCCGAGCAGCACCTCGGGGGCCGGACAGTGCGAGCGGCCCTCGCGGAAGTGGTGCTCGACCGCCCAGACCGTGCGGAAGCCCATCCGGTCGGCGAGCCGGATCTGCTCCACGGCCTCCCGGTAGGCCCGTTGCTCCGCGTCGCGCTGGCCGTGCGGATGGGACCCGGGCCAGGGTCTCGGCACGTCGATCTCGTAGAGCACGTCCAGATCCATGGCGGCACGCTGCGGCAGATCTGACGAAGTGTCAAGAAAAGCGGCCCGGAGGGGTTGCGCAGCGATCGATCATCCACACGCAACAAACGACTGTCAGTGACAGATCCGCGCAATGATCGTGCGCCAATGTGCAAGGATGGTGCATTACGGGCGGTATCACTCAGCTCGTAGGCTCACTCGCTGTACGTGGAGTGGCGTGGACCGCCTGCTCGGCGGTTCCCCATGCCCAGGCTGGCTCCTGCCCGCCCGCTCCGGACCGCTGCGGTCGAAGCCTTATCCCCACCCGCAGTGTCAAAGGAGTCACACGTGCTCGAAACCGGCCAGGCGCCACCGCTCACGTCCGAGCCCAGTAGGCCCGTCCACCCGCTGATGCGCCGCAAGCCCGTCGAGCAGCTCGTCGCCGAGGGCGGCCAGGGCGAGGGCGGCTCGCTGCGCCGCTCGCTGACCATGTGGCAGCTGACGATGATCAGCATCGGCGCCACCCTGGGCACCGGCATCTTCGTCGTCCTCGGCACCGCGACCCCCAAGGCCGGCCCCGCCGTGACGATCTCCTTCGTCATCGCGGGCCTCACCGCCCTGTTCTCGGCGCTCTCCTACGCGGAGCTGGCCGGATCGGTCCCGGTCTCCGGGTCCTCGTACTCGTACTCCTACGCCACCATGGGCGAGCTCATCGCCTGGATCTGCGGCTGGTGCCTGGTCCTGGAGTACGGCGTGTCCGTCGCGGCCGTCGCCGTCGGCTGGGGTGAGTACCTCAACGAACTGCTCGACGGGACGATAGGCGTCACCATCCCCGACGCGGTCTCCGCACCCCTCGGCGACGGCGGCTTCATCAACCTGCCGGCGCTGGTCGTGGTCCTCCTCGCCATGGTCTTCCTGATGCGCGGCGCCAAGGAGAGCGCCCGGGTCAACTCGATCATGGTCGGCGTGAAGATCGTCACCCTGCTGCTCTTCATCGGCATCGGCTTCATGGGCATCAAGGCCGGCAACTACGCCCCGCTCGCCCCGCTCGGCGTCACCGGCATCAGCGCCGCCGCCTCCACGCTCTTCTTCTCGTACATCGGCTTCGACGCCGCCTCCACCGCCGGTGAAGAGGCCAAGAACCCCAAGCGCGACCTGCCCCGCGCGATCATGCTCTCGCTGCTGATCGTCACCGTGCTGTACGTCCTCGTCGCCTTCGTCGCCGTCGGCGCCATGCCGTGGCAGGACTTCGAGGGCACCGAGGCCGCGCTCGCGCAGATCATGACCGACGTCTCCGGCCACACCTTCTGGGGCGTCGTCCTCGCCGCCGGTGCCGTCGTCGCCATCGCCTCCGTCGTCTTCGCCGTGCTCTACGGCCAGACCCGCATCCTCTTCGCCATGTCCCGCGACGGCCTCGTTCCCAAGGTCTTCGCCAAGGTCAACCCGAAGACCGGCGCCCCCCGCGCCAACGTCGTGATCGTGTCCCTCTTCTGCGGCGCCCTCGCGGCCTTCATCCCGCTCGGCAAGCTCGCCGACGCCACCAGCATCGGCACCCTCTTCGCCTTCGGCCTGGTCAACGTCGCCGTCATCATCCTGCGCCGGACCCGCCCGGACATGCCGCGCACCTTCAAGGTCGCGCTGTTCCCCGTCACGCCGATCCTCGGCGTCATCGCCTGCGGCTACATGATGTTCAGCCTCGATACCGCCACGTGGATCGTCTTCGGTGGCTGGATGATCGCAGGCCTCGTGTTCTACTTCCTGTACGGCATCCGCCGCTCCCGACTGGCCACAGCAGAGAAGTGATCCACCCGCAGTGCGACTGAACGATCTCGACGAACGCATCGTGCACGCCCTCGCCGAGGACGCCCGGCGTTCCTACGCGGACATCGGCTCCGAGGTCGGTCTCTCGGCCCCCGCCGTGAAGCGGCGCGTGGACCGGCTGCGCGCCGAAGGCGCCATCACCGGCTTCACGGTCCGGGTGGACCCGGCCGCCATGGGCTGGGAGACCGAGGGCTTCATCGAGATCTACTGCCGCCACAACACCTCGCCGGACGACATCCGGCGAGGGTTGGAGCGGTACCCCGAGGTGGTGGCCGCGTCGACCGTCACCGGCGACGCGGACGCCCTCGTCCAGGTCTTCGCCTCGGACATGCGCCACTTCGAGAGGGTCCTGGAACGCATCGCGGGCGAGCCCTTCGTGGAACGCACCAAGTCCGTGCTCGTCCTCTCCCCGCTGCTGCGCCGCTTCACCTCCGGCGCCCCCGCCTGAGATCCCCGGTCCCCGGCGCTCACGCCCGCGGGGTACGAAGCCCCAGGAAGAGCGGACTGCGGCGCAGGGTGAAGCCCATCGACCCGTAGAGCCGAACGGCTCCGGTGTTGGACGCCGCCGCGTGCAGGAACGGGCGGTCCCCGCGCCCTCGTATCTCCGCCGCGACCGCGCGTATCAGCCGGTCGGCCAGACCCCGGCCCCGGTGGTCCGGGCGCGTGCACACCGCGCTGATCTCCGACCAGCCCTCCGGCCGCATCCGCTCCCCGGCCATCGCGACCAGCCGGCCCTCGTGGCGGATCCCGAGGTAGGTGCCCAGCTCGACCGTCCGGTCCAGGAACGGGCCGGGCCGGGTCAGCTCCACCAGCTCCAGCATCTCCGGTACATCGGCGGGCCCCAGCGGCACCGCCTCCGGCGCGGCCCCGGCCCGGACCTCCCGCCCGTCCAGCTGCACACCCGGAATCGTCGCCAGCGTCTCCCACCCCGGCGGAGGGGTCAGCAGCCCCGTCACCCACACCTCCTCACCGGGACCGGCCAGCGCGGCCAGATCCGCCCACGCGCGCGGGTCCCCCGGATCGGCGAGCGCCGAGAACGGGGACGCGTCCAGCACGTAGCGGGCCGCCAGGCCCGCGGGCCCGAACTCGGCGAAACCGCGGTGCGGCCCGGTCAGCGCGGCCCAGACCGGATTGTCGAGTACTTCACTGCCGCACAGCGTGCCGCTCTCGGGGGACATGGGTGCGGGGCTCCTTCCGTGGGGCGACGGCGTCCGGGTCGTGACCGCCTTCTTGACGGCCCCCGGCGCCGCCACGAGACTGCGGGGGACGGCCATGACGGACAGCGCCCGCCACCGGAAGCCTAACCAGCACCGGACGGGGACGGCCGAGGACAGGACGGGGGTGGGCGGCGGTGACGGCGGTGGAAACGGCCAGGACGGCGGACGCGGACCCCGACACGCACGCCCGGACCCTGCGGCGCCGGTGGCTCACCCGGCGCCTGCACATCGACCTCCTGAGGGTGTGCAGCGCATTCGGCGCTCGCGGCTGACCCCCACCGGATACGAGTGACCCGGACCGGGCGCGCGCACCGCGCCGCCCGTTGTCCTCCACCCCAGGAGAGTCATGTCGCACACCGTCCTGCCCCGCACCCCGCTGCCCCGCACCGGCCCGGCGCCCGCCCCGCGCGGCCGCATCGGAGCCGGGTTCTCCCCCGTACCGCACCGCTACCACCTCTACCTCCGCGCCGGCTGTCCCCGCTCCCTGCGCGTCACCGACACCCTCGCCGACCTGGGCCTCACCCACTCCGTCACCGCCACCGTCCTCGGCGGGGACCCCGGGGCGGCCGATCACACCGCGCTGCGCCTGGCCTACGAGGCCACCGGCCACCACTTCGACGGCGCCCTGACCGTGCCGGCCCTCGTCGACACCTGGAGCGGCCGCGTCGTCTCCGACCACACCCCCGACATCCTCGACGACCTGCGGTTCCTGGCCGCCCACCCGGCCTTCCGCGCGGGCTCGTAGCAGGGGCGGCGCACGGGCCCGCGCAACGAATCGCCGCGTCGGTGGTGGAACACGCAACGATTCGATGCGCGGAGCGCAACGCTCACGTCTTGTCCGGATCGAACGCGCAAACGTACCGTTTGATGACCCCCTTCCCGCCTGTCACAGAGGTAGCCCATGCCCCCGCTGCGCACCGCCCTCCTCCAGAGCTCCGGCGTTCTCGGCGACACCGCCGAGAACCTCAAGGCGCTCGACGAGGCGGCGGCGCGCGCCGCACAGAGCGGGGCCGGGCTCCTCGTGACCTCGGAGATGTTCCTGACCGGCTACGCGCTGGACCTCCAGGACATCCCCGGCCTCGCCGAACCGGCCGACGGCGCCATTGCCCAGGCCATCGGCGAGATCGCCCGCCGCCACGGGATCGCCGTCCTCTACGGCTACCCGGAGGGCGCGGACGGCGTCGTCTACAACGCCGCCCAGCTCATCGGCCCCGACGGCGCGGCGCTGGCGAACTACCGCAAGACCCACCTCTTCGGCTGCTTCGAACAGGACGCCTTCACCCCCGGCGACACCCCCGTCGTCCAGGCGGACCTGAACGGCCTCCGCATCGGCATCATGATCTGCTACGACGTGGAGTTCCCCGAGAACGTCCGGGCGCACGCGCTCGCCGGCACCGACCTCCTCCTGGTGCCGACCGCGCAGATGCACCCGTTCCAGTTCGTCGCCGAACAGCTGGTCCCCGTAAGGGCCTTCGAGAACCAGATGTACATCGCGTACGTCAACCGCACCGGCCCGGAGGGCGAGTTCGAGTTCGTCGGACTCAGCTGTCTGGCGAGCCCCGACGGGGTCACCCGGACCCGGGCCGGCCGCGGCGAGGAGCTGGTGTTCGGCGAGGCCGACCCCGAGCTGCTGTCGGCCTCGCGCGAGAACAACCCGTACCTGCGCGACCGCCGACCCGGGCTCTACGCCTCCCTCGTCTAAGCCCCCTCTTCCCCCAGCCCTGCCGCAAGGAGACGTGCCCCCATGACGTCCACGGTGCCCACCACCGCCGTCCCGCACAGCGACGGACAGCCGCCGATCACCATGTTCGGCCCGGACTTCCCGTACGCGTACGACGACTTCCTCGCCCACCCGGCCGGCCTCGGCCAGATACCGGCGACCGAGCTCGGCACCGAGGTCGCCGTCATCGGCGGCGGGCTGTCCGGCATCATCTCCGCCTACGAGCTGATGAAGATGGGCCTCAAGCCCGTCGTCTACGAGGCCGACCAGATCGGCGGCCGCCTGCGCACCGTCGGCTTCGAGGGCGCCGAGACCGAGGGCCTCACCGCCGAGATGGGCGCCATGCGCTTCCCGCCCTCCTCCACGGCCCTGCAGCACTACATCGACCTCGTCGGCCTGGTCACGGAGCCCTTCCCGAACCCGCTGGCCGAGGCCACCCCCTCCACGGTCGTCGACCTCAAGGGCGAGACCCACTACGCCGAGACCATCGCCGACCTCCCGCAGGTCTACCGCGACGTCGCCGAGGCCTGGAACGCCTGCCTCGACGAGGGCGCCGACTTCTCCGACATGAACACCGCGA is a window encoding:
- a CDS encoding sodium/solute symporter encodes the protein MNQTYALTAVAVVVLVTVLVGALGLRMSRTTSDFYVASRTVGPRLNAAAISGEYLSAASFLGVAGLVLLQGPEMLWYPVGYTAGYVVLLVLVAAPLRRSGAYTLPDFAQARLESRVVRRIAVLFVVGVGWLYLLPQLQGAGLTLEILTGAPYWVGGLVVAFVVTVAVACGGMRSVTFVQAFQYWLKLTALLVPAFFLIGAWVGDGAPRATFDAPAVFREHTSVTVAQDVRLSVARPLPVTVTGQVDGRGYVSAPLTLAAGEHSVRAHARLEFDPDTPVPDTRAEARPGVSTSSVPTSGGRAYRLYATYGLILATFLGTMGLPHVAVRFYTSPDGRTARRTTLVVLALVGVFYLLPPVYGALGRIYTPELALTGDADAAVLVLPGRMLGGVLGELLGALLAGGAFAAFLSTASGLTMAVAGVLHQDVLPARGVRSFRSAAVVAILVPLAGSAAATQVPVADAVGLAFAVSASSFCPLLVLGIWWRGLTPPGAVAGLVTGGGAALGAVLATRADLAPPGWTHTLLAWPAAWSVPLGFLTMVAVSLATRSRVPAGTAATLARLHLPEVVAGERAGGPR
- a CDS encoding GNAT family N-acetyltransferase, yielding MSPESGTLCGSEVLDNPVWAALTGPHRGFAEFGPAGLAARYVLDASPFSALADPGDPRAWADLAALAGPGEEVWVTGLLTPPPGWETLATIPGVQLDGREVRAGAAPEAVPLGPADVPEMLELVELTRPGPFLDRTVELGTYLGIRHEGRLVAMAGERMRPEGWSEISAVCTRPDHRGRGLADRLIRAVAAEIRGRGDRPFLHAAASNTGAVRLYGSMGFTLRRSPLFLGLRTPRA
- a CDS encoding LLM class flavin-dependent oxidoreductase, with the protein product MDLDVLYEIDVPRPWPGSHPHGQRDAEQRAYREAVEQIRLADRMGFRTVWAVEHHFREGRSHCPAPEVLLGHLAALTERIRLGFGVTLTPFGFTPPQRIAEKVATVDVLSGGRVEWGTGRSTPMEQAAFGVDRERSREDWREAIGIVTGMWREEYFEYASERFRFPRRMVTPKPVQDPHREILRTIEILGKEVIPELARYVPRTAGA
- a CDS encoding Lrp/AsnC family transcriptional regulator, with the translated sequence MRLNDLDERIVHALAEDARRSYADIGSEVGLSAPAVKRRVDRLRAEGAITGFTVRVDPAAMGWETEGFIEIYCRHNTSPDDIRRGLERYPEVVAASTVTGDADALVQVFASDMRHFERVLERIAGEPFVERTKSVLVLSPLLRRFTSGAPA
- a CDS encoding SDR family NAD(P)-dependent oxidoreductase, encoding MSTGPLDSSPVPDYAALHRLDGRRLVLLGAGNGIGRQSAHALAAGGARVLCVDVDGERAAAVAAETGGLPYRCDVTSRDGVRDLFREAPGLLGGPVGGVVDIVGAARYAGLSELDDAGWDWHFDVVLRHAWLTVQYGGEAVAAAGGGPLVFVSSVSGLTAAPLHAAYGAAKAALMALMRSAAVELGPSGVRVNAVAPGVVWTPRVAALLGDEGRRRNAENAPLGRVAETADIAAALYFLASRLSSYVTGQTLVVDGGVGVNFPYPTMGGDQ
- a CDS encoding carbon-nitrogen hydrolase family protein, coding for MPPLRTALLQSSGVLGDTAENLKALDEAAARAAQSGAGLLVTSEMFLTGYALDLQDIPGLAEPADGAIAQAIGEIARRHGIAVLYGYPEGADGVVYNAAQLIGPDGAALANYRKTHLFGCFEQDAFTPGDTPVVQADLNGLRIGIMICYDVEFPENVRAHALAGTDLLLVPTAQMHPFQFVAEQLVPVRAFENQMYIAYVNRTGPEGEFEFVGLSCLASPDGVTRTRAGRGEELVFGEADPELLSASRENNPYLRDRRPGLYASLV
- a CDS encoding GDSL-type esterase/lipase family protein, which encodes MEPAGPTGSTWPAGLQRHPDEPTPWQDALPFLRGVAWLDRGRPVRADPADTMRLPWDTGERSTLPIGVRLEFTTETARAVEIRYRATVPGPTDALRDLAHGFALWDRHGVVTEVFTDPAAEAVVRIGLGGGTGPFTIHPPETQSPLILGLRGIGGPLTPAPAAPRWVVHGDSITEGWWSTRPAHGWPAVTGRALGWDTVNLGYAGAARGELATAEQLAGLPADVLTLAFGTNCWSRVPFSAPLLYETTRAFLELVRQGHPRTPILLISPVLRPDAERTPNRLGATLGALRDAMERAARDRIAAGDDRLAVLPGRDLLGPEHLADGLHPNDGGHQVLGLAVATALRRTGFGAG
- a CDS encoding LytR/AlgR family response regulator transcription factor — encoded protein: MLRVLAVDDEKPLLEELLYLLRSDPRVRSAEGASDATEALRRVTRALESGPDGADGIDVVFLDIHMAGLTGLDIARLLAGFARPPLIVFVTAHEGFAVQAFDLKAVDYVLKPVRPERLAEAVRRACEQLGRSEEGPAAAVGAADAPVAGGTAAGPRRPAAGVTVADRGPEQIAVELGGVTRFVAIADISYVEAQGDYARLHTDEGSHLVRIPVSTLEERWAARGFVRIHRRHLVALARIDELRLEAGTTSVRVGSAELQVSRRHARELRDLLMRQAAG
- a CDS encoding SCO0930 family lipoprotein; translation: MGMKRGTTLAAAAIVVVLAATACGPAEDKAADTTKPVGAAAAAQDYGKAPAAADNAYGSDGAAPAADAAGGAAAAGASNAKPAGQLAVAQNDKLGPVLTDSAGLTLYRFDKDTAKPPKSNCDGDCEKTWPVVAAGDAIAAAGIDPAVLGEVVRSDGSKQLTVGGWPAYRYSKDAKAGDVNGQGVGGVWFALAADGKKAAKAAAPAAPAAPAAPPAGGAEAGGAAEAAPGLSVAKDAKLGDHIVDGKGMTVYRFKKDTAWPMASNCTGDCVAKWPVVPPVDKANAKGIVEKGYSVLDRPDGMKQQAIDCWPVYTFTGDKKPGDINGQGVGGTWYAVSPDGKLITVQ
- a CDS encoding amino acid transporter translates to MLETGQAPPLTSEPSRPVHPLMRRKPVEQLVAEGGQGEGGSLRRSLTMWQLTMISIGATLGTGIFVVLGTATPKAGPAVTISFVIAGLTALFSALSYAELAGSVPVSGSSYSYSYATMGELIAWICGWCLVLEYGVSVAAVAVGWGEYLNELLDGTIGVTIPDAVSAPLGDGGFINLPALVVVLLAMVFLMRGAKESARVNSIMVGVKIVTLLLFIGIGFMGIKAGNYAPLAPLGVTGISAAASTLFFSYIGFDAASTAGEEAKNPKRDLPRAIMLSLLIVTVLYVLVAFVAVGAMPWQDFEGTEAALAQIMTDVSGHTFWGVVLAAGAVVAIASVVFAVLYGQTRILFAMSRDGLVPKVFAKVNPKTGAPRANVVIVSLFCGALAAFIPLGKLADATSIGTLFAFGLVNVAVIILRRTRPDMPRTFKVALFPVTPILGVIACGYMMFSLDTATWIVFGGWMIAGLVFYFLYGIRRSRLATAEK